Proteins encoded together in one Telopea speciosissima isolate NSW1024214 ecotype Mountain lineage chromosome 4, Tspe_v1, whole genome shotgun sequence window:
- the LOC122657765 gene encoding DPH4 homolog, with protein sequence MPLGSSSIQKTYYDILSMKENASYEDIRASYRSAILNSHPDKLRGISEISNPHHESQEKFLNIQKAWEVLSNSSSRAAYDSELQELRRDMGTAEDVSLEDMVVEDVGEVMELSYQCSCGDYFSINSAELEEMGYSLDRSESKILLWTVDALASSVVLPCGSCSLKVRLTIDADTSFSS encoded by the coding sequence ATGCCTCTTGGCAGCAGTTCGATTCAGAAAACCTACTATGACATTCTATCCATGAAGGAAAATGCTAGTTATGAAGATATCCGTGCAAGCTACAGATCTGCCATCCTTAACTCTCACCCAGACAAGTTGCGTGGGATATCTGAGATATCCAATCCTCACCAtgaatcacaagaaaaatttCTCAACATACAGAAGGCTTGGGAAGTTCTCAGTAATTCAAGTTCTCGTGCTGCTTATGATAGTGAACTGCAGGAACTGAGACGGGATATGGGAACTGCAGAAGATGTTAGTTTGGAGGACATGGTGGTAGAAGATGTTGGAGAAGTCATGGAGCTTTCGTACCAATGCAGCTGTGGTGATTACTTCTCCATTAATTCTGCAGAGCTAGAGGAGATGGGATATTCATTAGATAGGAGTGAGAGTAAGATACTATTATGGACAGTAGATGCCTTGGCTTCATCAGTTGTTCTTCCATGTGGGTCTTGCTCTCTAAAAGTCCGCTTGACTATTGATGCAGATACTAGTTTTTCCAGTTGA
- the LOC122660156 gene encoding uncharacterized protein LOC122660156: MVRGEGRGKCCSYRRTTVVICSINIVAAFYILHFLYSSLHIYYNNADSNDGKFTQDQIKRMDDSIRVRKASEPIELVRLVRDIKKEFSRQKRAPELSLPVKQLINKEIRQKLKGLNANANVSEQQEAVESWRQKKLQEVKQLTLGQATLNSTIPAKEAQKLLRALESDWTVLLEKIGLWMPGEIVHKEHHDKPERELELEDQIIPGRRIPPECHAEIHTDYGGAAVRWGLTNHEESAADCCQACLDQAKLAKPGELKCNIWVYCPSETGCHSPDIYEHKHQECWLKYAEKPRLSFKNKYSESYRNSHPTAPVIVPWVAGVIST; this comes from the exons ATGGTGAGGGGAGAAGGCAGAGGGAAGTGTTGCTCTTACAGGCGAACCACTGTTGTCATCTGCTCCATCAACATCGTCGCTGCTTTTTACATTCTGCATTTTCTCTACAGCTCCCTCCACATCTATTACAACAATGCCGATTCCAACG ACGGTAAATTCACTCAAGATCAAATTAAGAGAATGGATGATTCGATTCGGGTTCGAAAGGCATCAGAACCCATAGAACTTGTTAGATTG GTGAGGGATATTAAAAAGGAATTTTCCAGACAAAAAAGGGCACCAGAATTGTCTCTACCTGTGAAGCAGCTAATTAATAAGGAGATTCGACAGAAGTTGAAAGGGCTGAACGCTAATGCAAATGTGAGTGAACAGCAAG AAGCAGTGGAGAGCTGGCGTCAGAAAAAACTACAAGAGGTCAAACAATTAACTCTTGGACAGGCAACCTTGAATTCAACCATTCCAGCCAAAGAAGCCC AGAAGCTTTTAAGAGCTTTGGAGTCTGATTGGACTGTGCTACTTGAAAAAATTGGCCTTTGGATGCCTGGTGAAATTGTCCACAAGGAACATCATGATAAACCTGAGAGAGAACTAGAACTTG AGGATCAAATTATACCTGGCCGGCGGATTCCACCTGAATGCCATGCTGAGATTCATACAGATTATGGTGGGGCTGCTGTCAGATGGGGTCTGACCAACCATGAGGAAAGTGCTGCTGACTGTTGTCAGGCCTGCTTGGATCAGGCTAAACTTGCAAAGCCGGGTGAATTGAAATGCAATATATGGGTTTATTGCCCTTCTGAGACAGGGTGCCATTCACCTGATATTTATGAACACAAGCATCAGGAATGCTGGCTAAAATAT GCAGAAAAACCTCGATTGAGCTTCAAAAACAAGTACTCCGAATCTTATAGAAATTCCCACCCAACTGCACCAGTGATTGTTCCCTGGGTCGCAGGTGTTATTAGTACATGA